Proteins co-encoded in one Opitutus terrae PB90-1 genomic window:
- a CDS encoding (2Fe-2S)-binding protein codes for MKSPPDGPSAHEGPARSGVSRRTFFKLLGTSAVTTATLGASNIAKGLAEANAERVHGPGAVPVTLKVNGQPMTLQLEPRTTLLEALRTHAGLTGAKESCDRATCGACTVLLNGDPVYACSLLAIEAQGAEIETIEGLAATGQLTELQQAFVTHDGLQCGYCSPGMVMTLTALLRKNPHPTEADIRRAVAGNLCRCGSYPRIFAATLAASGQQPTAKLNVIPPHEHALA; via the coding sequence ATGAAATCACCCCCTGACGGCCCCTCTGCGCACGAAGGCCCCGCCCGTTCGGGCGTCTCGCGCCGAACGTTCTTCAAACTGCTCGGCACCTCGGCCGTCACCACGGCCACGCTCGGCGCCAGCAACATCGCCAAAGGTCTCGCCGAGGCCAATGCCGAGCGCGTGCACGGGCCCGGCGCGGTGCCGGTCACGCTAAAGGTGAACGGCCAGCCGATGACGCTGCAGCTCGAGCCGCGCACGACGCTGCTGGAGGCGTTGCGCACGCACGCGGGGCTCACCGGCGCGAAGGAATCCTGTGACCGCGCGACGTGCGGCGCCTGCACGGTGCTGTTGAACGGCGATCCCGTCTACGCGTGTTCGCTGCTGGCGATCGAGGCGCAAGGCGCGGAGATCGAGACGATCGAGGGGCTGGCCGCGACCGGTCAGCTGACGGAATTGCAGCAGGCGTTTGTCACGCACGACGGGCTGCAGTGCGGCTACTGCTCGCCCGGCATGGTGATGACGCTCACCGCGCTATTGCGCAAGAACCCGCATCCGACCGAGGCGGACATCCGCCGCGCGGTCGCCGGCAATCTCTGCCGCTGCGGTTCGTACCCGCGGATCTTTGCCGCGACGCTGGCCGCGAGCGGCCAGCAGCCCACCGCGAAACTCAACGTCATTCCTCCGCACGAACATGCCCTGGCCTAA
- a CDS encoding xanthine dehydrogenase family protein molybdopterin-binding subunit, whose protein sequence is MPWPKNTRYLGKNTPRVEAPAKLSGRAKYTSDVAPAGVLYGAIVRSKLPAAHVRSVDLTKVKAAPGIRAAILANDGEFDVRYYGQEIAAIAGTSKQAVLDALELVTMDAEARPFVVNELDAVKADAPRVFADKPNLGEGAEKHEGDVDAAFASSAAVVEAEFHTSIQLHQTMEPHGNLVQWEGEDLNAWCSTQAVFICRESLAGALRVPQNRVRVVCEHMGGGFGSKFWVGQEGLLCARLAKAAGAPVKLMLTRFEEALAVGNRPSSYQKIKLAGNKDGTLTAFEMHSFGTPGYESGMDQGGGSGGAGFPSPYIYKPATTRVKQGSVAVNAGQSCAMRAPGHPVASVGMEGILDELAVKLEIDPVEMRIKNDPFEVRRREYELGAERFGWKQKYRKPGTSPGPIKTGVGCGGAAWMSGGEGTQAEIQINRDGTVEVKVGTQDLGTGSRTVVQVVAAEMLGIERELVAATIGDTRFPPSGASGGSQTTASVSPAVYDCCEKALAELKQASGMEDVSGANWKQACGKLRAPLQVRGKWRPGLSTGGAGGVQFAEVEVDTETGFVKLKKMLVVQDCGLVVNKLTCESQINGGVIMGIGYALYEQRVMDARTGVVLNASLETYKVPGAADMPDIEIMLLDMPERGVIGVGEPCTVPTAAAIANAVSNALGVRMGDLPITPDKVLAALGKLPKRDTAATAEHLDGAFAKLAAVPSTAWVEPQSECHA, encoded by the coding sequence ATGCCCTGGCCTAAGAACACTCGCTATCTGGGAAAGAACACGCCGCGGGTGGAAGCTCCCGCGAAGCTCAGTGGACGCGCCAAGTACACCAGTGATGTGGCGCCGGCCGGCGTGCTGTACGGCGCGATCGTCCGCTCCAAGCTGCCGGCCGCGCACGTGCGGTCCGTTGATCTCACCAAGGTCAAAGCCGCGCCCGGCATCCGCGCCGCGATTCTGGCGAATGACGGCGAGTTTGACGTGCGGTATTACGGCCAGGAAATCGCCGCGATCGCCGGCACGAGCAAACAGGCGGTGCTGGACGCGCTCGAACTCGTCACGATGGACGCCGAAGCGCGGCCGTTCGTGGTGAATGAACTCGATGCGGTGAAGGCGGACGCGCCGCGCGTGTTCGCGGACAAGCCAAATCTCGGCGAGGGTGCGGAAAAACACGAGGGCGATGTCGACGCGGCGTTCGCGTCGTCCGCGGCCGTCGTGGAAGCCGAGTTTCACACCTCGATACAGCTGCACCAAACGATGGAGCCGCACGGCAATCTCGTGCAGTGGGAGGGCGAGGATCTCAACGCCTGGTGTTCGACGCAGGCGGTGTTCATCTGCCGCGAGTCGCTCGCGGGCGCGTTGCGCGTGCCGCAGAATCGCGTCCGCGTGGTATGCGAGCACATGGGCGGCGGGTTCGGCTCGAAGTTTTGGGTTGGTCAGGAAGGGCTGCTTTGCGCGCGGCTCGCGAAAGCAGCGGGCGCGCCAGTGAAGCTGATGCTGACGCGGTTCGAGGAAGCGCTGGCGGTGGGCAACCGCCCGTCGTCGTATCAGAAGATCAAGCTCGCCGGGAACAAGGACGGCACGCTGACCGCCTTCGAGATGCACTCGTTCGGCACGCCGGGTTACGAATCCGGCATGGATCAGGGCGGCGGCAGCGGCGGCGCTGGTTTTCCGAGTCCCTACATCTACAAGCCGGCCACGACCCGCGTGAAGCAGGGCAGTGTGGCGGTGAACGCCGGCCAGTCTTGCGCGATGCGTGCACCGGGGCATCCGGTGGCGTCGGTCGGCATGGAGGGCATCCTGGACGAACTGGCGGTGAAGCTGGAGATCGATCCGGTGGAAATGCGGATCAAGAACGATCCGTTCGAGGTGCGGCGGCGCGAATACGAGCTGGGTGCCGAGCGGTTCGGCTGGAAACAGAAGTACCGGAAACCCGGCACGTCACCCGGCCCGATCAAGACGGGCGTCGGCTGCGGCGGCGCCGCTTGGATGAGCGGCGGCGAAGGCACGCAGGCGGAGATCCAGATCAACCGCGACGGCACCGTCGAGGTGAAGGTCGGCACGCAGGACCTGGGCACCGGTTCACGGACCGTCGTGCAGGTCGTCGCCGCCGAGATGCTGGGCATCGAGCGCGAACTCGTCGCCGCGACAATCGGCGACACGCGTTTCCCGCCCAGCGGCGCGAGCGGCGGCAGCCAGACGACGGCGTCGGTTTCTCCGGCGGTCTACGACTGCTGCGAAAAAGCGCTGGCCGAACTGAAGCAGGCTAGCGGCATGGAGGACGTGAGCGGCGCCAACTGGAAGCAGGCGTGCGGCAAGCTGCGCGCACCGCTGCAGGTCCGCGGCAAGTGGCGACCGGGGCTTTCCACCGGCGGCGCCGGCGGCGTGCAGTTTGCCGAGGTCGAGGTCGATACGGAGACCGGTTTCGTGAAATTGAAGAAGATGCTCGTCGTGCAGGACTGCGGCCTGGTGGTGAATAAACTCACGTGCGAAAGCCAGATCAACGGCGGCGTGATCATGGGCATCGGTTACGCGCTCTATGAACAGCGCGTGATGGACGCACGCACCGGCGTGGTGCTGAACGCGAGTCTCGAAACCTACAAGGTGCCCGGTGCGGCTGACATGCCGGACATCGAGATCATGCTGCTCGACATGCCGGAGCGCGGCGTGATCGGCGTCGGCGAGCCGTGCACGGTACCGACGGCGGCCGCGATCGCGAACGCGGTTTCGAATGCGCTCGGCGTCCGGATGGGCGATTTGCCCATCACGCCGGACAAGGTGCTCGCGGCGCTCGGCAAGCTGCCGAAGCGCGACACCGCCGCGACCGCGGAACATCTCGACGGTGCGTTCGCCAAGCTGGCGGCCGTGCCGAGCACGGCCTGGGTTGAACCTCAATCGGAATGCCACGCATGA
- a CDS encoding FAD binding domain-containing protein, which produces MKAFAYATAHAVDSALEMVRPKGRFLAGGIDLLGEMKEGLAEPDVLVNIKQLPGTREISSGADRWTIGANVTLATLAEHAELRRAFPGLAEACEDVGSPQMRNVATVGGNLAQHSRCWYYRQRDLRCLKKGAPRCLARGGENKYHSLFAKTRCLSPCVSNLAIALAALNASVVVQRGDKPVTMTIAELYQGAWENARVHHSLGAADLILRLEVPVVAGARSTYVQMGEKNDFDWALVSCAAAGRLDGGKLRGVRIALGCVAPVPWQVEAANAALEGQEPTEANALAAAELLLKDAEPLEHNGYKVPLAKALVKRAILKLAV; this is translated from the coding sequence ATGAAAGCTTTTGCCTACGCCACTGCCCACGCCGTCGATTCGGCGCTCGAGATGGTTCGTCCGAAAGGGCGTTTTCTTGCCGGCGGCATCGACCTCCTCGGGGAAATGAAGGAAGGGCTCGCCGAGCCCGACGTGCTGGTGAACATCAAGCAACTGCCCGGCACGCGCGAGATCTCCTCCGGCGCCGATCGCTGGACGATCGGAGCGAACGTGACGCTCGCCACGCTGGCGGAACATGCGGAGCTGCGCCGCGCGTTTCCAGGACTCGCGGAAGCCTGCGAGGACGTTGGTTCGCCGCAGATGCGAAATGTCGCCACGGTCGGCGGCAATCTCGCGCAGCACTCGCGCTGCTGGTATTACCGGCAGCGGGATCTGCGCTGCCTCAAGAAAGGCGCGCCGCGCTGCCTCGCGCGCGGCGGCGAAAACAAATATCACAGCCTCTTCGCCAAGACGCGCTGCCTGAGCCCGTGCGTCTCGAATCTCGCGATTGCGCTGGCGGCGTTGAACGCGTCGGTCGTTGTGCAGCGGGGCGACAAGCCCGTGACGATGACGATCGCCGAGCTCTACCAGGGCGCGTGGGAAAACGCCCGCGTGCACCACTCGCTCGGTGCGGCGGACCTGATCCTGCGCCTCGAGGTGCCGGTCGTCGCCGGCGCGCGCAGCACCTACGTGCAGATGGGCGAGAAAAACGACTTCGACTGGGCGCTCGTGAGCTGCGCAGCCGCGGGCCGGCTGGACGGCGGAAAGCTGCGCGGCGTGCGAATTGCGCTCGGCTGTGTCGCCCCGGTGCCGTGGCAGGTCGAGGCGGCAAATGCCGCGCTCGAAGGCCAGGAGCCCACCGAAGCCAATGCGCTCGCCGCGGCCGAACTGCTGCTGAAAGACGCCGAGCCCCTCGAGCACAACGGCTACAAGGTGCCGCTGGCGAAAGCGCTGGTGAAGCGGGCGATTCTCAAGCTGGCAGTGTAG
- a CDS encoding HD family phosphohydrolase — MSVRDQFKLLVGGLNARRTHPPSSQAQSAFSEFLDRSRFVSALIFLFTVATILLISSAGITTTMLPVMPNQVATVRVTASGSFSFESAERTRVAREQVRDRVPPVYRLDAEPLQRFEAAALDLLSQLELFDQRKHPTSPGGFNLGTATPEERQELATIVEAFNTRGPYSANLDDVAAVVNAGDAKTRAALFENGFAALRDLYAQGVQDGTLAGSVPGGITVFQIARPDGQVTPRPVQTLEQALTFLRVNLAAEGLSRSASLALFRLFRNGLVANVVFDREATQQREEAAVAQVPPITIGVVRGQTIIEPGDRVTPEQYEMLMAHRKYVREHTDTQLDENLTLFGRVLLVLAMVLASIIYIRIEDPETLLSNVRLGLLALVVIFNLAVVRAVYSFGGADFFVRDGSWASTLPYVAPTVIAPLLLAILIDAGSAIFMALLISIFTGVIYGNRLDLLVLTFLSSLVAIFFCRDARQRGKVVRAACAGGLTVAAFATLIGIADQTPWETISRQIVAGLITGLVTGVIVVGLLPVLESLFKRTTDITLLELTDYNHPLLRRMQLEAPGTYHHSLIVAQLAEYAANAIGANPLLARVCSLFHDVGKTAHAAFFSENQRDGVNPHQHEDPAVSARIIKQHVADGAELAHKHHLPNAVIDVIQQHHGTTLVRYFYQRALDRSRAPFPAKPTANDAAKPQSAIPFPSAAPAAIDEASFRYDGPKPHTKESAIISLADAVEAASRSLRQTTPAQLSELIDRIVGERIEDGQLDEAPLSLVEITRIKNSFQFTLLNMLHGRVSYPPVAETPPSAQAKA; from the coding sequence ATGTCCGTTCGCGACCAGTTCAAGCTCCTCGTCGGCGGCCTCAACGCACGCCGCACGCACCCGCCGAGTTCGCAGGCGCAGTCCGCCTTCAGCGAATTTCTCGACCGCAGCCGCTTCGTCTCCGCGCTGATCTTCCTGTTCACCGTCGCCACGATTCTGCTCATCAGCTCAGCCGGCATCACGACCACGATGCTGCCGGTCATGCCCAACCAAGTCGCCACGGTGCGGGTCACCGCCAGCGGCTCGTTCTCCTTCGAAAGCGCTGAGCGCACGCGGGTGGCGCGGGAGCAGGTGCGCGATCGCGTGCCGCCGGTTTACCGGCTCGATGCCGAGCCGCTGCAGCGCTTCGAAGCGGCGGCGCTCGACCTGTTGTCGCAATTGGAGCTCTTCGACCAACGTAAGCATCCCACCAGCCCGGGCGGCTTCAATCTCGGGACGGCGACGCCCGAGGAGCGGCAGGAACTCGCCACGATCGTCGAGGCCTTCAACACCCGCGGGCCCTACTCCGCGAATCTCGACGATGTCGCCGCCGTCGTGAACGCCGGCGACGCGAAGACGCGCGCCGCGCTATTCGAAAACGGTTTTGCCGCGCTCCGCGACCTCTACGCGCAAGGCGTGCAGGACGGCACGCTGGCGGGCAGCGTGCCGGGCGGAATCACGGTTTTCCAGATCGCACGTCCTGACGGGCAGGTGACGCCGCGGCCGGTGCAGACGCTCGAACAGGCGCTCACGTTTCTCCGCGTGAACCTCGCCGCCGAGGGGCTTTCGCGCAGCGCCTCGCTCGCGTTGTTCCGGCTGTTCCGCAACGGGCTCGTGGCGAACGTGGTCTTCGATCGCGAAGCCACGCAGCAGCGCGAGGAGGCCGCCGTCGCCCAGGTGCCGCCGATCACCATCGGCGTCGTGCGCGGCCAGACGATCATCGAGCCCGGCGACCGGGTGACCCCCGAGCAATACGAGATGCTGATGGCGCACCGAAAATACGTGCGCGAGCACACCGACACGCAGCTCGACGAGAATCTCACGCTCTTCGGCCGCGTGCTGCTGGTGCTGGCCATGGTGCTCGCCTCGATCATCTACATCCGCATCGAGGATCCCGAAACCCTGCTCAGCAACGTCCGGCTCGGGCTGCTCGCGCTCGTGGTCATCTTCAATCTCGCCGTGGTGCGGGCGGTCTACTCGTTCGGTGGCGCCGATTTCTTCGTGCGCGACGGCTCCTGGGCCTCGACCCTGCCCTACGTGGCGCCGACGGTGATCGCACCGCTGCTGCTGGCCATCCTGATCGACGCGGGCTCCGCGATCTTCATGGCGCTGCTGATCTCGATCTTCACCGGCGTGATCTATGGCAACCGGCTCGACCTGCTGGTGCTCACCTTCCTCTCGTCGCTGGTGGCGATCTTCTTCTGCCGCGACGCGCGTCAGCGCGGCAAGGTCGTTCGCGCCGCCTGTGCCGGCGGCCTGACGGTGGCAGCCTTCGCCACGTTGATCGGCATCGCCGACCAGACCCCGTGGGAAACCATTTCCCGCCAGATCGTCGCCGGACTGATCACCGGTCTCGTGACCGGTGTGATCGTCGTCGGGCTGCTGCCGGTGCTGGAGTCGTTGTTCAAGCGGACCACGGACATCACCCTCCTCGAGCTCACCGACTACAACCACCCGCTGCTGCGGCGCATGCAGCTCGAGGCGCCGGGCACCTATCATCACTCGCTCATCGTCGCGCAGCTCGCCGAATACGCGGCCAACGCCATCGGCGCCAATCCGCTGCTTGCGCGCGTGTGCTCGCTTTTCCACGACGTCGGCAAGACGGCACACGCGGCGTTTTTCAGCGAAAACCAGCGCGACGGGGTGAATCCGCACCAGCACGAGGACCCCGCTGTTTCCGCGCGCATCATCAAGCAGCACGTCGCCGACGGCGCCGAACTGGCCCACAAGCATCACTTGCCAAACGCGGTGATCGACGTGATCCAGCAGCATCACGGCACCACGCTCGTGCGTTATTTTTATCAACGTGCGCTGGACCGGTCCCGCGCGCCCTTCCCCGCCAAGCCCACCGCGAACGACGCCGCCAAGCCGCAGAGCGCGATTCCCTTCCCCAGCGCCGCGCCCGCCGCGATCGACGAAGCCAGCTTCCGCTACGACGGCCCCAAGCCGCACACCAAGGAGAGCGCGATCATCTCGCTCGCCGATGCCGTGGAAGCCGCGTCGCGTTCGCTCCGGCAGACCACTCCCGCCCAGCTCAGCGAGCTGATCGACCGCATCGTCGGCGAACGCATCGAGGACGGGCAGCTCGACGAAGCGCCGCTCAGCCTGGTCGAGATCACGCGGATCAAAAACAGTTTTCAGTTCACGCTGCTCAACATGCTGCACGGCCGCGTGTCGTATCCGCCCGTTGCCGAGACGCCGCCCTCGGCGCAGGCGAAAGCGTAG
- a CDS encoding PhoH family protein, with the protein MSTKTLHFPSPRHLHALYAGRDENLAYAERALGAKLVSRDTALKIDAPAEALGRTEALFTFLSDARTQGMSIRTPDFHRITDAFARGEGDQLRELFAEPLVIATNRKSIIPKTLGQKFYLKTILANPIVIGIGPAGTGKTYLAMAAAVSALLKNQVQRIILTRPAVEAGEALGFLPGDLREKILPYLRPLYDALHDMLDPEDVARLTEKGVIEIAPLAYMRGRTLSHAFVVLDEAQNTTPEQMMMFLTRLGEESRMVVTGDVTQIDLPRSKQSGLLEVRHILRDIPGIEFHTFSGADVVRHPLVQRIIEAYDNYRNPMSGAAEPEAKG; encoded by the coding sequence TTGTCGACCAAGACCCTGCATTTCCCCTCGCCTCGCCACTTGCACGCGCTTTACGCGGGCCGGGACGAAAACCTCGCGTATGCGGAACGCGCGCTGGGCGCGAAGCTCGTGTCGCGCGACACGGCCCTCAAGATCGACGCGCCCGCCGAGGCCCTCGGCCGCACGGAGGCGTTGTTCACGTTCCTGAGCGATGCGCGTACCCAAGGCATGTCAATCCGCACCCCGGATTTTCATCGGATCACCGATGCGTTCGCCCGCGGCGAGGGCGACCAGCTTCGCGAGCTCTTCGCCGAGCCGTTGGTGATCGCGACGAATCGGAAGAGCATCATCCCGAAGACGCTCGGGCAGAAGTTCTACCTGAAAACGATCCTGGCCAACCCGATCGTGATCGGCATCGGCCCAGCCGGCACCGGCAAGACCTATCTCGCGATGGCCGCCGCGGTTTCGGCGCTGCTCAAGAACCAAGTGCAGCGAATCATCCTCACGCGCCCGGCGGTGGAGGCCGGCGAAGCGCTCGGCTTCCTGCCCGGCGACCTGCGCGAAAAAATCCTCCCTTACCTGCGCCCGCTTTACGACGCGCTGCACGACATGCTCGATCCTGAGGATGTCGCCCGGCTGACGGAAAAAGGCGTGATCGAGATCGCCCCCCTCGCCTACATGCGCGGCCGGACGCTGTCGCACGCGTTCGTTGTCCTCGACGAAGCCCAGAACACGACGCCCGAGCAGATGATGATGTTCCTCACGCGGCTCGGCGAGGAATCGAGGATGGTGGTCACCGGCGACGTCACGCAGATCGACTTGCCGCGATCCAAGCAGTCCGGATTACTCGAGGTCCGGCACATCCTGCGCGACATTCCCGGGATCGAGTTCCATACCTTCAGCGGCGCGGACGTGGTGCGGCATCCGCTCGTCCAGCGGATCATCGAAGCTTACGACAACTACCGCAACCCGATGAGCGGCGCGGCGGAGCCTGAAGCCAAAGGCTGA
- a CDS encoding HIT family protein: MQQLHAYWRMEYIQAPRYPARMKRPFTELPALGDDRAALIVHRARHAYLVMNRFPYNPGHLLAVPFREVNELEALTPAEAAGLMAEIIFAKRLLTAALSPDGFNVGFNLGSAAGGSIPHLHAHVVPRWNGDTNFMPVIGQTRTLPQSLDATWERLAAVARELRAGGRPAPQRRASPARRKK, translated from the coding sequence ATGCAGCAGCTTCATGCTTACTGGCGTATGGAATACATCCAGGCGCCGCGCTATCCCGCCCGGATGAAGCGCCCGTTTACTGAGCTGCCGGCGCTCGGCGATGACCGCGCGGCGCTCATCGTGCATCGGGCCCGCCATGCCTACCTCGTGATGAACCGGTTTCCCTACAACCCCGGCCACCTGCTGGCCGTGCCGTTTCGGGAGGTGAACGAACTCGAAGCCCTGACGCCAGCGGAGGCTGCCGGACTGATGGCCGAGATCATTTTTGCCAAGCGACTGCTCACCGCCGCGCTTTCGCCGGACGGTTTTAACGTCGGATTCAACCTCGGCTCTGCCGCCGGCGGCAGCATCCCGCATCTGCACGCCCACGTGGTTCCGCGGTGGAACGGTGACACCAACTTCATGCCGGTTATCGGCCAGACCCGGACGCTGCCACAGTCGCTCGACGCCACGTGGGAACGGCTGGCCGCCGTGGCGCGCGAGCTGCGGGCCGGCGGCCGCCCCGCCCCGCAGCGCCGCGCCAGCCCCGCCCGCCGCAAGAAATAG
- a CDS encoding TetR/AcrR family transcriptional regulator has translation MRYSATHKAATRRRILAAASQAFRERGVAETGVDEVMRRAGLTHGGFYAHFADKSELVAEACAVGFAEAVPNLARIAAQLTPAARARLLIDSYLAVRHRDNRSSGCLIVAVAADMARLKGAARTGYSRSFTGHLDRLADALRLLPDAQANHERVTQLMSSLVGALLFARAIEDPAQSERLLQAMRRRLKAEFCRESSPATSTAVGSTASLAHDQPPRALSTRSKAAPRCAPTAGAVGQEKEFSPSHGLLRVF, from the coding sequence ATGCGCTACTCTGCGACCCACAAAGCCGCCACCCGCCGCCGGATCCTGGCGGCGGCGAGCCAGGCTTTTCGCGAGCGCGGTGTCGCGGAAACCGGGGTGGACGAGGTCATGCGACGCGCAGGGCTGACGCATGGCGGTTTCTATGCGCACTTCGCCGACAAGTCCGAACTGGTCGCGGAAGCCTGCGCCGTCGGCTTCGCGGAAGCGGTGCCGAATCTGGCGAGGATCGCTGCGCAACTCACGCCGGCCGCCCGCGCCCGGCTGTTGATCGACAGTTATCTGGCGGTGCGTCACCGCGACAACCGCAGTTCGGGCTGCCTGATCGTGGCGGTCGCGGCGGACATGGCCCGGCTGAAAGGCGCCGCCCGCACGGGCTACTCGCGGTCGTTTACCGGCCACCTCGATCGGCTGGCGGACGCCTTGCGCTTGTTGCCCGACGCGCAGGCGAATCACGAACGCGTGACCCAGCTCATGAGTTCGCTGGTCGGGGCGCTGCTGTTCGCCCGCGCGATCGAGGATCCGGCTCAGAGCGAGCGGCTGCTGCAGGCGATGCGCCGCCGGCTGAAAGCCGAATTCTGCCGGGAATCTTCGCCCGCCACCTCCACCGCAGTTGGGTCGACGGCGTCGCTGGCGCACGATCAGCCGCCAAGAGCACTCTCGACGAGGTCGAAGGCGGCACCGAGGTGCGCCCCGACGGCAGGTGCGGTAGGACAAGAGAAGGAATTTTCACCCTCGCACGGTCTTCTTCGGGTCTTTTAG
- the fabF gene encoding beta-ketoacyl-ACP synthase II, translated as MNETSAPLRRRVVVTGLGTVTPCGNSAADTWAALIAGRSGIGRITRFDPTGCPAQIAGEVRGFEVTRPLPKPLYPYGAANEPLTQVLTPKDVKKFGRFTHLGAAAAVEAYADSGLDAFRSELPSDRIGVNLGVGVGGLPEMEAMHDTLKTSGYRRISPFFIIQIAPNLLAGQVSLLLGCRGPNMSMASACATSGHALGEAAAAIARGDADVMIAGGAESTVTPLGIGAFAQMRALSTRNDAPEQASRPYDRDRDGFVLSEGSVVFVLEELEQAKRRGARIYAELRGYGATADAYHLSSLAPGGEGSARAMRAAITRGGLAPTDVDYVSAHATSTPGGDGEEAAAIATVFAEAKAHLNVSGVKSMTGHLLGGAGAMGAFAAVKAIETGIIPPTINLENIDPACEATGLNFTPKVAVKKKVRAALANGFGFGGTNASVAFAAL; from the coding sequence ATGAACGAAACCTCTGCTCCTCTCCGCCGCCGGGTGGTCGTCACCGGGCTCGGCACCGTCACGCCTTGCGGCAACTCCGCCGCCGATACCTGGGCCGCCCTGATCGCGGGCCGCAGCGGGATCGGACGCATCACGCGTTTCGATCCCACCGGTTGCCCGGCGCAGATCGCCGGCGAGGTGCGGGGCTTTGAGGTCACGCGACCGCTGCCGAAGCCGCTGTATCCCTACGGCGCAGCCAACGAACCGTTGACGCAGGTGCTCACACCGAAGGACGTGAAGAAGTTTGGCCGGTTCACGCATCTCGGCGCGGCGGCCGCGGTCGAAGCGTATGCGGATTCGGGACTCGACGCGTTTCGCAGCGAACTGCCGTCGGACCGGATCGGCGTGAACCTCGGCGTGGGGGTCGGCGGGTTGCCGGAAATGGAGGCGATGCACGACACGCTCAAAACGAGCGGCTATCGCCGGATCTCGCCTTTCTTCATCATTCAAATCGCGCCCAACCTGCTCGCTGGTCAGGTGAGCCTGCTGCTCGGCTGTCGCGGGCCGAACATGAGCATGGCGTCGGCGTGCGCGACCAGCGGTCATGCCCTGGGTGAGGCGGCGGCGGCGATCGCGCGCGGCGATGCCGACGTGATGATCGCAGGCGGGGCGGAGTCCACGGTGACGCCGCTGGGCATCGGCGCGTTCGCGCAGATGCGGGCGCTGTCGACGCGCAACGACGCGCCGGAGCAGGCGTCGCGGCCGTACGACCGCGATCGCGATGGCTTCGTGTTGAGCGAGGGCTCGGTGGTTTTCGTGTTGGAAGAGCTCGAGCAGGCGAAGCGCCGCGGCGCGCGGATCTACGCTGAGCTGCGGGGCTACGGCGCCACGGCGGACGCCTATCATCTGTCCTCGCTCGCGCCCGGCGGTGAAGGTTCGGCCCGCGCGATGCGGGCGGCGATCACGCGCGGGGGGCTCGCGCCCACTGACGTCGACTACGTTTCGGCGCACGCGACGTCCACTCCAGGCGGCGATGGCGAAGAGGCGGCGGCGATCGCGACGGTGTTTGCCGAAGCGAAGGCCCACCTGAACGTCAGCGGCGTGAAATCAATGACCGGCCACCTGCTCGGCGGCGCCGGCGCGATGGGCGCGTTCGCGGCGGTGAAGGCCATCGAGACGGGCATCATTCCCCCGACGATCAATCTCGAGAACATCGATCCGGCTTGCGAGGCGACCGGCCTGAACTTCACCCCGAAAGTGGCGGTGAAGAAGAAAGTGCGCGCCGCGCTGGCGAACGGTTTCGGGTTCGGCGGGACGAACGCGTCGGTGGCGTTCGCGGCGCTGTAG